Proteins co-encoded in one Sebastes umbrosus isolate fSebUmb1 chromosome 20, fSebUmb1.pri, whole genome shotgun sequence genomic window:
- the mybpc2b gene encoding myosin binding protein Cb isoform X7: MPEPVPADKPEGQAPEEPTEVDELPADGDSEADGDEPGSTELSGLFVEKPPESIVAVAGADLIIIAKVDSTTLTRKPTMKWLKGKWLDLGSKAGKHMQFKETYDRNTKIYTYEMKVIKAVAGDAGGYRCEVTAKDKCDSSQFEISVEAAHQEEQQADILSSFKRADAGEDDGSLDFSALLKAAKKPKKKVEPEIDVWELLKSAHPSEYEKIAFEYGITDLRGMLKRLKKMKVVEPKHSEAFLTRLDSCYSVEKGKKIVLRCEVVDPDVQVKWLKNGQEIKPSAKYIMESLGNVRTLTINRATLADDAAYECVVGEDKCFTEVFVKEPPVTITKLMDDYHVVVGERVEFEIEVSEEGAHVMWYFEDIELHKDKESEKFRFKKDGIKHTLIILEATLDDIGMYHAWTNGGHTKGELEVEEKQLEVLQDIADLTVRATDQALFKCEVSDEKVTGKWYKDGVEVLPSERIKITHIGRFHRLLIDDVKPEDAGDYTFIPDGYALSISAKLNFLEIKVDYVPRQDPPKIHLDTTGNMVSQNTIIVVAGNKLRLDVEITGEPAPTCVWSKGDQAISNTEGRVRVEARKDLSCFVIEGAEREDEGNYTICVTNPAGEDKAMLFVKIVDVPDPPENVRCESVGEDCASILWDVPVFDGGAPLKGYLMERKKKGSTRWTKLNFDVYEATTYEAKRMIEGVMYEMRVFAINSIGMSPPSLTSKPFMPIAPTSEPIRLSVHDVTDSTCTLKWQAPEKIGAGGLDGYVIEYCKEGETEWVVANQELCERQGFMVRGLPTGEKINFRVTAVNIAGRSPPAVLSQPVTIREIMEYPKIRLPRDLRTKYIRKVGEKINLTIPFQGKPRPVATWYKDGQPLDEKMVNVRNSNVDSILFIRAAEREHSGTYELVLKIENMEDRASLVIRIVDKPGPPLKLHVTEVWGFNAALEWQPPKDDGNCDITGYTIQKADMKTKDWFTIYEHNRRTNCTSSDLIMGNEYMFRVLSENLCGLSEDACLSKNTAVIAKTGLELKSNPYKEKDMCCVPKFTQPLIDRSVVAGYSTAISCSVKGFPKPKITWRKNNIIISDDPKFLMRNNQGVLTLNIRKPGTFDGGKYSCVAVNELGTDEVECKLDVRLPLAIDAQKK; this comes from the exons AGCCCGGGTCGACCGAGCTCAGTGGGCTTTTCGTCGAGAAGCCACCAGAAAGTATAGTCGCTGTTGCAG GAGCGGATCTCATCATCATAGCCAAGGTTGACTCGACCACCCTGACAAGAAAACCCACCATGAAATGGCTGAAGGGCAAGTGGCTGGACCTTGGCAGCAAGGCTGGAAAACACATGCAGTTCAAAGAAACTTATGACAGGAATACTAAG ATCTATACTTATGAAATGAAGGTCATCAAAGCGGTCGCTGGAGATGCCGGTGGCTACAGGTGCGAGGTGACAGCAAAAGACAAGTGTGACAGCTCCCAATTTGAAATCTCTGTTGAGG CTGCACaccaggaggagcagcaggcagatattttgtcCTCCTTCAAGAGAGC GGATGCTGGAGAGGACGACGGAAGTCTGGATTTCAGTGCTCTGCTGAAAGCCGCTAAGAA GCCAAAGAAAAAAGTGGAACCAGAGATCGACGTGTGGGAATTGCTTAAGAGTGCCCATCCGAGCGAATATGAGAAAATCGCCTTTGAGTATGGCATCACTGACCTGAGGGGCATGCTGAAACGACTGAAAAAGATGAAGGTCGTCGAGCCCAAGCATAGCGAGG CTTTCCTGACGAGGCTCGACTCTTGCTACTCAGTGGAAAAAGGCAAAAAGATTGTCCTGAGGTGTGAGGTGGTCGATCCTGACGTCCAGGTCAAATGGTTGAAGAACGGCCAGGAGATCAAACCCTCAGCCAA GTACATTATGGAGTCTCTCGGGAATGTCAGAACACTTACCATCAATAGGGCGACCCTGGCTGATGATGCTGCGTATGAGTGCGTGGTTGGTGAAGACAAGTGTTTCACAGAGGTGTTTGTCAAAG AGCCCCCTGTGACCATCACCAAGCTTATGGATGACTACCACGTGGTTGTTGGAGAGAGAGTGGAGTTTGAGATCGAGGTTTCGGAGGAGGGCGCCCACGTCATGTG GTACTTTGAGGACATAGAGCTTCACAAAGACAAGGAATCCGAGAAGTTTCGCTTCAAGAAGGATGGAATAAAGCACACGCTCATCATCCTGGAGGCCACGCTGGATGACATTGGAATGTACCATGCCTGGACAAATGGGGGGCATACCAAAGGAGAGCTGGAGGTGGAAG AAAAACAGCTGGAGGTGTTGCAGGACATTGCTGATCTGACAGTCAGGGCAACAGACCAGGCTTTGTTCAAGTGTGAGGTCTCTGATGAGAAGGTCACAGGAAAGTGGTACAAAGACGGCGTGGAGGTCTTGCCATCCGAACGCATCAAAATTACTCACATCGGAAG GTTTCATCGGCTGCTTATTGATGATGTGAAGCCAGAGGATGCTGGAGACTACACATTTATTCCAGATGGATACGCTCTGTCAATTTCTGCCAAACTCAACTTCTTGG AAATTAAGGTCGACTATGTGCCGAGACAAG ATCCTCCAAAGATCCACCTGGACACCACCGGAAACATGGTCTCTCAAAACACCATCATTGTGGTGGCCGGCAACAAGCTCCGTCTGGATGTGGAGATCACAGGAGAGCCAGCACCCACCTGTGTTTGGTCGAAAGGCGATCAA GCAATTTCAAACACTGAGGGGCGCGTACGGGTGGAGGCCAGGAAAGACCTGAGCTGCTTTGTCATAGAGGGGGCTGAGAGGGAGGATGAGGGCAACTACACCATCTGTGTTACCAACCCAGCTGGAGAAGACAAGGCCATGCTGTTTGTGAAGATTGTGG ATGTGCCCGACCCCCCTGAGAATGTCAGATGTGAATCAGTGGGAGAGGACTGCGCCAGCATCCTTTGGGATGTTCCCGTATTCGATGGCGGTGCACCACTCAAAG GTTATCTcatggagaggaagaagaaaggcTCCACCAGATGGACAAAGCTCAACTTTGATGTATACGAAGCGACTACATACGAGGCTAAGAGGATGATTGAAGGCGTTATGTATGAGATGAGGGTGTTTGCCATCAACAGCATTGGCATGTCTCCGCCGAGTCTCACCTCCAAACCCTTCATGCCTATTG CCCCAACTAGCGAGCCAATACGTCTGTCAGTGCACGACGTGACGGACAGCACATGCACCCTGAAGTGGCAAGCCCCGGAGAAGATTGGAGCCGGGGGCCTGGATGGCTACGTTATTGAATACTGCAAGGAAGGAG AAACTGAGTGGGTGGTGGCAAACCAGGAACTTTGTGAGAGGCAAGGATTCATGGTGCGTGGCCTCCCCACGGGAGAGAAGATCAACTTCAGGGTGACGGCGGTAAACATTGCTGGACGCAGCCCTCCAGCGGTGCTGTCACAGCCCGTCACCATCCGTGAGATCATGG AGTATCCTAAGATCCGCCTCCCTCGCGACCTGAGAACAAAGTACATCAGGAAAGTAGGAGAAAAGATCAACCTGACCATCCCCTTCCAG GGTAAGCCACGCCCTGTCGCAACCTGGTACAAGGATGGTCAACCCCTGGACGAAAAGATGGTCAACGTCCGTAACTCAAACGTGGACAGCATCCTCTTCATCCGCGCCGCAGAGAGAGAGCACTCTGGTACATACGAGCTGGTGCTAAAGATCGAGAACATGGAGGACAGAGCCAGCCTTGTCATCAGGATTGTGG ATAAACCTGGACCTCCTCTGAAGCTGCATGTGACAGAAGTCTGGGGCTTCAATGCAGCGCTGGAGTGGCAGCCCCCCAAGGATGACGGCAACTGTGACATTACTGGATACACCATCCAGAAGGCAGACATGAAGACTAAG GATTGGTTCACTAtttatgagcacaacagacgaACAAACTGCACATCTTCAGATCTCATCATGGGCAACGAATACATGTTCCGTGTCTTAAGTGAAAACCTCTGCGGCCTGAGCGAGGACGCGTGCTTAAGCAAGAACACGGCTGTCATTGCCAAAACAG GCCTGGAGCTCAAGTCAAACCCCTATAAGGAGAAAGACATGTGCTGTGTGCCCAAGTTTACTCAGCCCCTGATTGACAGATCTGTAGTGGCCGGTTACAGTACCGCCATCAGTTGCTCCGTCAAAGGCTTCCCCAAG CCTAAGATCACCTGGAGGAAGAACAATATTATCATCAGTGATGATCCCAAGTTCTTGATGCGGAACAACCAGGGAGTGCTGACCCTGAACATTCGCAAGCCAGGCACCTTTGACGGAGGAAAATACTCCTGCGTGGCCGTCAACGAGCTCGGCACCGATGAAGTGGAGTGCAAGCTGGACGTCCGAC TTCCCTTGGCCATAGACGCGCAGAAGAAGTGA
- the mybpc2b gene encoding myosin binding protein Cb isoform X6, with product MPEPVPADKPEGQDELPADGDSEADGDAEANPAEEEPGSTELSGLFVEKPPESIVAVAGADLIIIAKVDSTTLTRKPTMKWLKGKWLDLGSKAGKHMQFKETYDRNTKIYTYEMKVIKAVAGDAGGYRCEVTAKDKCDSSQFEISVEAAHQEEQQADILSSFKRADAGEDDGSLDFSALLKAAKKPKKKVEPEIDVWELLKSAHPSEYEKIAFEYGITDLRGMLKRLKKMKVVEPKHSEAFLTRLDSCYSVEKGKKIVLRCEVVDPDVQVKWLKNGQEIKPSAKYIMESLGNVRTLTINRATLADDAAYECVVGEDKCFTEVFVKEPPVTITKLMDDYHVVVGERVEFEIEVSEEGAHVMWYFEDIELHKDKESEKFRFKKDGIKHTLIILEATLDDIGMYHAWTNGGHTKGELEVEEKQLEVLQDIADLTVRATDQALFKCEVSDEKVTGKWYKDGVEVLPSERIKITHIGRFHRLLIDDVKPEDAGDYTFIPDGYALSISAKLNFLEIKVDYVPRQDPPKIHLDTTGNMVSQNTIIVVAGNKLRLDVEITGEPAPTCVWSKGDQAISNTEGRVRVEARKDLSCFVIEGAEREDEGNYTICVTNPAGEDKAMLFVKIVDVPDPPENVRCESVGEDCASILWDVPVFDGGAPLKGYLMERKKKGSTRWTKLNFDVYEATTYEAKRMIEGVMYEMRVFAINSIGMSPPSLTSKPFMPIAPTSEPIRLSVHDVTDSTCTLKWQAPEKIGAGGLDGYVIEYCKEGETEWVVANQELCERQGFMVRGLPTGEKINFRVTAVNIAGRSPPAVLSQPVTIREIMEYPKIRLPRDLRTKYIRKVGEKINLTIPFQGKPRPVATWYKDGQPLDEKMVNVRNSNVDSILFIRAAEREHSGTYELVLKIENMEDRASLVIRIVDKPGPPLKLHVTEVWGFNAALEWQPPKDDGNCDITGYTIQKADMKTKDWFTIYEHNRRTNCTSSDLIMGNEYMFRVLSENLCGLSEDACLSKNTAVIAKTGLELKSNPYKEKDMCCVPKFTQPLIDRSVVAGYSTAISCSVKGFPKPKITWRKNNIIISDDPKFLMRNNQGVLTLNIRKPGTFDGGKYSCVAVNELGTDEVECKLDVRLPLAIDAQKK from the exons CCGAAGCAAACCCCGCAGAGGAGG AGCCCGGGTCGACCGAGCTCAGTGGGCTTTTCGTCGAGAAGCCACCAGAAAGTATAGTCGCTGTTGCAG GAGCGGATCTCATCATCATAGCCAAGGTTGACTCGACCACCCTGACAAGAAAACCCACCATGAAATGGCTGAAGGGCAAGTGGCTGGACCTTGGCAGCAAGGCTGGAAAACACATGCAGTTCAAAGAAACTTATGACAGGAATACTAAG ATCTATACTTATGAAATGAAGGTCATCAAAGCGGTCGCTGGAGATGCCGGTGGCTACAGGTGCGAGGTGACAGCAAAAGACAAGTGTGACAGCTCCCAATTTGAAATCTCTGTTGAGG CTGCACaccaggaggagcagcaggcagatattttgtcCTCCTTCAAGAGAGC GGATGCTGGAGAGGACGACGGAAGTCTGGATTTCAGTGCTCTGCTGAAAGCCGCTAAGAA GCCAAAGAAAAAAGTGGAACCAGAGATCGACGTGTGGGAATTGCTTAAGAGTGCCCATCCGAGCGAATATGAGAAAATCGCCTTTGAGTATGGCATCACTGACCTGAGGGGCATGCTGAAACGACTGAAAAAGATGAAGGTCGTCGAGCCCAAGCATAGCGAGG CTTTCCTGACGAGGCTCGACTCTTGCTACTCAGTGGAAAAAGGCAAAAAGATTGTCCTGAGGTGTGAGGTGGTCGATCCTGACGTCCAGGTCAAATGGTTGAAGAACGGCCAGGAGATCAAACCCTCAGCCAA GTACATTATGGAGTCTCTCGGGAATGTCAGAACACTTACCATCAATAGGGCGACCCTGGCTGATGATGCTGCGTATGAGTGCGTGGTTGGTGAAGACAAGTGTTTCACAGAGGTGTTTGTCAAAG AGCCCCCTGTGACCATCACCAAGCTTATGGATGACTACCACGTGGTTGTTGGAGAGAGAGTGGAGTTTGAGATCGAGGTTTCGGAGGAGGGCGCCCACGTCATGTG GTACTTTGAGGACATAGAGCTTCACAAAGACAAGGAATCCGAGAAGTTTCGCTTCAAGAAGGATGGAATAAAGCACACGCTCATCATCCTGGAGGCCACGCTGGATGACATTGGAATGTACCATGCCTGGACAAATGGGGGGCATACCAAAGGAGAGCTGGAGGTGGAAG AAAAACAGCTGGAGGTGTTGCAGGACATTGCTGATCTGACAGTCAGGGCAACAGACCAGGCTTTGTTCAAGTGTGAGGTCTCTGATGAGAAGGTCACAGGAAAGTGGTACAAAGACGGCGTGGAGGTCTTGCCATCCGAACGCATCAAAATTACTCACATCGGAAG GTTTCATCGGCTGCTTATTGATGATGTGAAGCCAGAGGATGCTGGAGACTACACATTTATTCCAGATGGATACGCTCTGTCAATTTCTGCCAAACTCAACTTCTTGG AAATTAAGGTCGACTATGTGCCGAGACAAG ATCCTCCAAAGATCCACCTGGACACCACCGGAAACATGGTCTCTCAAAACACCATCATTGTGGTGGCCGGCAACAAGCTCCGTCTGGATGTGGAGATCACAGGAGAGCCAGCACCCACCTGTGTTTGGTCGAAAGGCGATCAA GCAATTTCAAACACTGAGGGGCGCGTACGGGTGGAGGCCAGGAAAGACCTGAGCTGCTTTGTCATAGAGGGGGCTGAGAGGGAGGATGAGGGCAACTACACCATCTGTGTTACCAACCCAGCTGGAGAAGACAAGGCCATGCTGTTTGTGAAGATTGTGG ATGTGCCCGACCCCCCTGAGAATGTCAGATGTGAATCAGTGGGAGAGGACTGCGCCAGCATCCTTTGGGATGTTCCCGTATTCGATGGCGGTGCACCACTCAAAG GTTATCTcatggagaggaagaagaaaggcTCCACCAGATGGACAAAGCTCAACTTTGATGTATACGAAGCGACTACATACGAGGCTAAGAGGATGATTGAAGGCGTTATGTATGAGATGAGGGTGTTTGCCATCAACAGCATTGGCATGTCTCCGCCGAGTCTCACCTCCAAACCCTTCATGCCTATTG CCCCAACTAGCGAGCCAATACGTCTGTCAGTGCACGACGTGACGGACAGCACATGCACCCTGAAGTGGCAAGCCCCGGAGAAGATTGGAGCCGGGGGCCTGGATGGCTACGTTATTGAATACTGCAAGGAAGGAG AAACTGAGTGGGTGGTGGCAAACCAGGAACTTTGTGAGAGGCAAGGATTCATGGTGCGTGGCCTCCCCACGGGAGAGAAGATCAACTTCAGGGTGACGGCGGTAAACATTGCTGGACGCAGCCCTCCAGCGGTGCTGTCACAGCCCGTCACCATCCGTGAGATCATGG AGTATCCTAAGATCCGCCTCCCTCGCGACCTGAGAACAAAGTACATCAGGAAAGTAGGAGAAAAGATCAACCTGACCATCCCCTTCCAG GGTAAGCCACGCCCTGTCGCAACCTGGTACAAGGATGGTCAACCCCTGGACGAAAAGATGGTCAACGTCCGTAACTCAAACGTGGACAGCATCCTCTTCATCCGCGCCGCAGAGAGAGAGCACTCTGGTACATACGAGCTGGTGCTAAAGATCGAGAACATGGAGGACAGAGCCAGCCTTGTCATCAGGATTGTGG ATAAACCTGGACCTCCTCTGAAGCTGCATGTGACAGAAGTCTGGGGCTTCAATGCAGCGCTGGAGTGGCAGCCCCCCAAGGATGACGGCAACTGTGACATTACTGGATACACCATCCAGAAGGCAGACATGAAGACTAAG GATTGGTTCACTAtttatgagcacaacagacgaACAAACTGCACATCTTCAGATCTCATCATGGGCAACGAATACATGTTCCGTGTCTTAAGTGAAAACCTCTGCGGCCTGAGCGAGGACGCGTGCTTAAGCAAGAACACGGCTGTCATTGCCAAAACAG GCCTGGAGCTCAAGTCAAACCCCTATAAGGAGAAAGACATGTGCTGTGTGCCCAAGTTTACTCAGCCCCTGATTGACAGATCTGTAGTGGCCGGTTACAGTACCGCCATCAGTTGCTCCGTCAAAGGCTTCCCCAAG CCTAAGATCACCTGGAGGAAGAACAATATTATCATCAGTGATGATCCCAAGTTCTTGATGCGGAACAACCAGGGAGTGCTGACCCTGAACATTCGCAAGCCAGGCACCTTTGACGGAGGAAAATACTCCTGCGTGGCCGTCAACGAGCTCGGCACCGATGAAGTGGAGTGCAAGCTGGACGTCCGAC TTCCCTTGGCCATAGACGCGCAGAAGAAGTGA
- the mybpc2b gene encoding myosin binding protein Cb isoform X12, producing MPEPVPADKPEGQDELPADGEPGSTELSGLFVEKPPESIVAVAGADLIIIAKVDSTTLTRKPTMKWLKGKWLDLGSKAGKHMQFKETYDRNTKIYTYEMKVIKAVAGDAGGYRCEVTAKDKCDSSQFEISVEAAHQEEQQADILSSFKRADAGEDDGSLDFSALLKAAKKPKKKVEPEIDVWELLKSAHPSEYEKIAFEYGITDLRGMLKRLKKMKVVEPKHSEAFLTRLDSCYSVEKGKKIVLRCEVVDPDVQVKWLKNGQEIKPSAKYIMESLGNVRTLTINRATLADDAAYECVVGEDKCFTEVFVKEPPVTITKLMDDYHVVVGERVEFEIEVSEEGAHVMWYFEDIELHKDKESEKFRFKKDGIKHTLIILEATLDDIGMYHAWTNGGHTKGELEVEEKQLEVLQDIADLTVRATDQALFKCEVSDEKVTGKWYKDGVEVLPSERIKITHIGRFHRLLIDDVKPEDAGDYTFIPDGYALSISAKLNFLEIKVDYVPRQDPPKIHLDTTGNMVSQNTIIVVAGNKLRLDVEITGEPAPTCVWSKGDQAISNTEGRVRVEARKDLSCFVIEGAEREDEGNYTICVTNPAGEDKAMLFVKIVDVPDPPENVRCESVGEDCASILWDVPVFDGGAPLKGYLMERKKKGSTRWTKLNFDVYEATTYEAKRMIEGVMYEMRVFAINSIGMSPPSLTSKPFMPIAPTSEPIRLSVHDVTDSTCTLKWQAPEKIGAGGLDGYVIEYCKEGETEWVVANQELCERQGFMVRGLPTGEKINFRVTAVNIAGRSPPAVLSQPVTIREIMEYPKIRLPRDLRTKYIRKVGEKINLTIPFQGKPRPVATWYKDGQPLDEKMVNVRNSNVDSILFIRAAEREHSGTYELVLKIENMEDRASLVIRIVDKPGPPLKLHVTEVWGFNAALEWQPPKDDGNCDITGYTIQKADMKTKDWFTIYEHNRRTNCTSSDLIMGNEYMFRVLSENLCGLSEDACLSKNTAVIAKTGLELKSNPYKEKDMCCVPKFTQPLIDRSVVAGYSTAISCSVKGFPKPKITWRKNNIIISDDPKFLMRNNQGVLTLNIRKPGTFDGGKYSCVAVNELGTDEVECKLDVRLPLAIDAQKK from the exons AGCCCGGGTCGACCGAGCTCAGTGGGCTTTTCGTCGAGAAGCCACCAGAAAGTATAGTCGCTGTTGCAG GAGCGGATCTCATCATCATAGCCAAGGTTGACTCGACCACCCTGACAAGAAAACCCACCATGAAATGGCTGAAGGGCAAGTGGCTGGACCTTGGCAGCAAGGCTGGAAAACACATGCAGTTCAAAGAAACTTATGACAGGAATACTAAG ATCTATACTTATGAAATGAAGGTCATCAAAGCGGTCGCTGGAGATGCCGGTGGCTACAGGTGCGAGGTGACAGCAAAAGACAAGTGTGACAGCTCCCAATTTGAAATCTCTGTTGAGG CTGCACaccaggaggagcagcaggcagatattttgtcCTCCTTCAAGAGAGC GGATGCTGGAGAGGACGACGGAAGTCTGGATTTCAGTGCTCTGCTGAAAGCCGCTAAGAA GCCAAAGAAAAAAGTGGAACCAGAGATCGACGTGTGGGAATTGCTTAAGAGTGCCCATCCGAGCGAATATGAGAAAATCGCCTTTGAGTATGGCATCACTGACCTGAGGGGCATGCTGAAACGACTGAAAAAGATGAAGGTCGTCGAGCCCAAGCATAGCGAGG CTTTCCTGACGAGGCTCGACTCTTGCTACTCAGTGGAAAAAGGCAAAAAGATTGTCCTGAGGTGTGAGGTGGTCGATCCTGACGTCCAGGTCAAATGGTTGAAGAACGGCCAGGAGATCAAACCCTCAGCCAA GTACATTATGGAGTCTCTCGGGAATGTCAGAACACTTACCATCAATAGGGCGACCCTGGCTGATGATGCTGCGTATGAGTGCGTGGTTGGTGAAGACAAGTGTTTCACAGAGGTGTTTGTCAAAG AGCCCCCTGTGACCATCACCAAGCTTATGGATGACTACCACGTGGTTGTTGGAGAGAGAGTGGAGTTTGAGATCGAGGTTTCGGAGGAGGGCGCCCACGTCATGTG GTACTTTGAGGACATAGAGCTTCACAAAGACAAGGAATCCGAGAAGTTTCGCTTCAAGAAGGATGGAATAAAGCACACGCTCATCATCCTGGAGGCCACGCTGGATGACATTGGAATGTACCATGCCTGGACAAATGGGGGGCATACCAAAGGAGAGCTGGAGGTGGAAG AAAAACAGCTGGAGGTGTTGCAGGACATTGCTGATCTGACAGTCAGGGCAACAGACCAGGCTTTGTTCAAGTGTGAGGTCTCTGATGAGAAGGTCACAGGAAAGTGGTACAAAGACGGCGTGGAGGTCTTGCCATCCGAACGCATCAAAATTACTCACATCGGAAG GTTTCATCGGCTGCTTATTGATGATGTGAAGCCAGAGGATGCTGGAGACTACACATTTATTCCAGATGGATACGCTCTGTCAATTTCTGCCAAACTCAACTTCTTGG AAATTAAGGTCGACTATGTGCCGAGACAAG ATCCTCCAAAGATCCACCTGGACACCACCGGAAACATGGTCTCTCAAAACACCATCATTGTGGTGGCCGGCAACAAGCTCCGTCTGGATGTGGAGATCACAGGAGAGCCAGCACCCACCTGTGTTTGGTCGAAAGGCGATCAA GCAATTTCAAACACTGAGGGGCGCGTACGGGTGGAGGCCAGGAAAGACCTGAGCTGCTTTGTCATAGAGGGGGCTGAGAGGGAGGATGAGGGCAACTACACCATCTGTGTTACCAACCCAGCTGGAGAAGACAAGGCCATGCTGTTTGTGAAGATTGTGG ATGTGCCCGACCCCCCTGAGAATGTCAGATGTGAATCAGTGGGAGAGGACTGCGCCAGCATCCTTTGGGATGTTCCCGTATTCGATGGCGGTGCACCACTCAAAG GTTATCTcatggagaggaagaagaaaggcTCCACCAGATGGACAAAGCTCAACTTTGATGTATACGAAGCGACTACATACGAGGCTAAGAGGATGATTGAAGGCGTTATGTATGAGATGAGGGTGTTTGCCATCAACAGCATTGGCATGTCTCCGCCGAGTCTCACCTCCAAACCCTTCATGCCTATTG CCCCAACTAGCGAGCCAATACGTCTGTCAGTGCACGACGTGACGGACAGCACATGCACCCTGAAGTGGCAAGCCCCGGAGAAGATTGGAGCCGGGGGCCTGGATGGCTACGTTATTGAATACTGCAAGGAAGGAG AAACTGAGTGGGTGGTGGCAAACCAGGAACTTTGTGAGAGGCAAGGATTCATGGTGCGTGGCCTCCCCACGGGAGAGAAGATCAACTTCAGGGTGACGGCGGTAAACATTGCTGGACGCAGCCCTCCAGCGGTGCTGTCACAGCCCGTCACCATCCGTGAGATCATGG AGTATCCTAAGATCCGCCTCCCTCGCGACCTGAGAACAAAGTACATCAGGAAAGTAGGAGAAAAGATCAACCTGACCATCCCCTTCCAG GGTAAGCCACGCCCTGTCGCAACCTGGTACAAGGATGGTCAACCCCTGGACGAAAAGATGGTCAACGTCCGTAACTCAAACGTGGACAGCATCCTCTTCATCCGCGCCGCAGAGAGAGAGCACTCTGGTACATACGAGCTGGTGCTAAAGATCGAGAACATGGAGGACAGAGCCAGCCTTGTCATCAGGATTGTGG ATAAACCTGGACCTCCTCTGAAGCTGCATGTGACAGAAGTCTGGGGCTTCAATGCAGCGCTGGAGTGGCAGCCCCCCAAGGATGACGGCAACTGTGACATTACTGGATACACCATCCAGAAGGCAGACATGAAGACTAAG GATTGGTTCACTAtttatgagcacaacagacgaACAAACTGCACATCTTCAGATCTCATCATGGGCAACGAATACATGTTCCGTGTCTTAAGTGAAAACCTCTGCGGCCTGAGCGAGGACGCGTGCTTAAGCAAGAACACGGCTGTCATTGCCAAAACAG GCCTGGAGCTCAAGTCAAACCCCTATAAGGAGAAAGACATGTGCTGTGTGCCCAAGTTTACTCAGCCCCTGATTGACAGATCTGTAGTGGCCGGTTACAGTACCGCCATCAGTTGCTCCGTCAAAGGCTTCCCCAAG CCTAAGATCACCTGGAGGAAGAACAATATTATCATCAGTGATGATCCCAAGTTCTTGATGCGGAACAACCAGGGAGTGCTGACCCTGAACATTCGCAAGCCAGGCACCTTTGACGGAGGAAAATACTCCTGCGTGGCCGTCAACGAGCTCGGCACCGATGAAGTGGAGTGCAAGCTGGACGTCCGAC TTCCCTTGGCCATAGACGCGCAGAAGAAGTGA